A single Sporosarcina sp. FSL W8-0480 DNA region contains:
- a CDS encoding SMI1/KNR4 family protein produces MWLDYISTISNEYSFTPPATETEINEIKEALNVEVPVKLLELYSETNGVFDVFNCPLIWTTSQIVKENMFFRNSHVFKDLYMPFDHLLFISDNGCGDLFGYKIVNGTIKAEDIYVWNHEDDSRTWVAPSLEVFIKGWITGEITT; encoded by the coding sequence ATGTGGTTGGATTATATCAGTACGATATCGAATGAATACTCTTTCACACCGCCGGCTACTGAAACCGAGATAAATGAAATTAAGGAAGCGCTCAACGTCGAAGTACCTGTAAAGTTATTGGAATTGTACAGTGAAACAAATGGGGTGTTTGACGTGTTCAACTGTCCTTTAATCTGGACAACATCGCAAATAGTGAAGGAGAATATGTTTTTTAGAAATTCCCACGTCTTCAAGGATCTTTATATGCCATTCGATCACTTGTTATTTATTTCGGATAATGGCTGTGGAGATTTATTTGGCTACAAAATAGTAAATGGTACGATTAAAGCGGAGGATATTTATGTATGGAACCACGAAGATGATAGCAGAACGTGGGTTGCTCCATCATTGGAAGTATTTATTAAAGGCTGGATTACCGGGGAGATTACAACGTAA
- the acsA gene encoding acetate--CoA ligase — protein MESKMLPVMQGDYQLQDYDQTAKEFQWSEAEKEFSWHKTGLINIAYEAVDRHADSYRKNKVALYYKDANRKEAYTFNELKKMSNKAANVLRNHSTLEKGDRIFVFMPRSPELYFSLLGALKMGTIVGPLFEAFMEGAVYDRLSDSEAKAIVTTPELLNRIPVTKLPHLKTIFLVGENIEEDSVHVDFLKHLKEASQKFQVEWMERESPTLLHYTSGSTGKPKGVLHVQEAMVQQLQTTRWVMDLKDEDIFWCTADPGWVTGTAYGIFGPMLAGATSLILGGRFSTDSWYEAIQDYGVTVWYSAPTAFRMLMGAGAGPIEKYDLSSLRHILSVGEPLNPEVIRWGMEVFKLRIHDTWWMTETGAQTICNFGSLPIKPGSMGKPVPGIEAAIVDDRGQVLPPNRMGNLAIKKGWPAMMRAIWNNPEKYDSYFLNNEWYVSGDSAYMDEDGYFFFQGRVDDVIMTSGERVGPFEVESKLLEHPAIVEAGVIGKPDPVRGEIIKAFVALHEGYEPSEELSDDIKQFVKKELAAHASPREIEFKDKLPKTRSGKIMRRVLKAWELNLPEGDLSTMED, from the coding sequence ATGGAGAGTAAAATGTTACCTGTAATGCAGGGGGATTATCAATTGCAGGATTATGACCAAACAGCGAAGGAATTTCAATGGTCAGAGGCAGAGAAGGAATTCAGCTGGCACAAGACCGGGCTTATTAACATTGCATATGAGGCCGTGGATCGACATGCCGATTCCTATCGGAAAAACAAAGTGGCCCTCTATTACAAGGATGCAAATCGTAAAGAGGCTTATACGTTTAATGAGCTGAAAAAAATGTCGAATAAAGCTGCGAATGTGTTACGAAATCATTCTACTTTAGAAAAAGGGGATCGAATTTTTGTATTCATGCCGCGATCTCCGGAATTGTATTTTTCATTACTTGGTGCATTGAAAATGGGGACGATCGTAGGGCCATTGTTTGAAGCTTTCATGGAAGGGGCTGTATATGACCGCTTATCTGATAGTGAAGCAAAAGCGATTGTTACAACACCTGAATTGCTCAACAGGATTCCTGTTACGAAATTGCCTCATTTAAAAACAATCTTCCTGGTGGGCGAGAACATTGAAGAGGATTCAGTGCATGTCGACTTCCTAAAACATCTAAAAGAAGCTTCTCAAAAATTTCAGGTCGAATGGATGGAACGTGAATCGCCGACATTACTTCATTATACTTCAGGCTCGACGGGGAAGCCGAAGGGTGTCCTTCATGTTCAAGAGGCAATGGTTCAACAATTGCAGACGACAAGATGGGTGATGGATTTAAAGGATGAAGATATTTTCTGGTGTACTGCGGATCCAGGGTGGGTTACAGGGACTGCTTATGGAATATTTGGTCCGATGCTTGCCGGAGCGACATCGCTGATTTTAGGTGGAAGGTTTTCGACGGATAGCTGGTACGAAGCCATCCAGGACTATGGTGTGACTGTCTGGTACAGTGCGCCTACAGCGTTTCGCATGCTGATGGGAGCAGGAGCAGGACCTATTGAAAAGTATGATCTCTCATCCTTGAGACATATTTTATCGGTCGGGGAACCCCTTAATCCGGAGGTGATTCGTTGGGGCATGGAAGTTTTCAAACTGAGAATCCATGATACTTGGTGGATGACAGAAACAGGTGCCCAAACAATATGTAATTTCGGGTCTTTGCCGATCAAGCCCGGATCGATGGGAAAACCGGTCCCAGGAATTGAAGCTGCGATTGTAGATGATCGTGGACAAGTATTGCCTCCTAATCGAATGGGGAATTTGGCCATTAAAAAAGGCTGGCCAGCGATGATGCGAGCAATCTGGAATAACCCGGAGAAGTACGATTCCTATTTCTTGAATAATGAATGGTATGTATCCGGCGACTCTGCGTATATGGATGAGGATGGTTACTTCTTCTTCCAAGGTCGTGTCGATGATGTCATCATGACAAGCGGGGAGCGGGTCGGTCCTTTTGAAGTTGAAAGTAAGTTACTCGAACACCCTGCGATTGTCGAGGCGGGGGTAATCGGGAAGCCGGATCCAGTTCGGGGCGAAATCATTAAAGCCTTTGTTGCACTTCATGAAGGATATGAACCATCTGAAGAATTATCAGATGATATTAAGCAGTTCGTCAAGAAGGAACTTGCAGCACACGCATCTCCAAGAGAGATTGAGTTTAAAGACAAACTACCAAAAACAAGAAGTGGAAAAATCATGCGCCGTGTATTGAAGGCATGGGAACTGAACTTGCCTGAAGGCGATTTGTCTACAATGGAAGATTAA
- a CDS encoding Ku protein yields the protein MHTVWKGSISFGLVNIPIKLHAATENNDIKLRQLHKECNSPISYQKVCPVCDKEVQNDDIVRAYEYTKNKFVVLDDEELEKLKKENEDKAVEIIDFVKLEEIDPIYFEKSYFMAPDANGGKAYALLRKALKDSGKIGVAKIIIRSKEQLAVVRVYEEALLMNTIHFPDEVRNVEDVGNIPSEETVVQKELDTALLLVDQLTTVFDPTKYTDEYRTALMDLIEEKKSGNVTVAAQEKQPISPSNTTDLMAALQASLDKTKKKKPATRKRTTAKKNA from the coding sequence ATGCACACAGTATGGAAAGGCAGCATCAGTTTCGGTTTAGTCAATATCCCGATCAAACTTCATGCAGCTACGGAAAATAATGATATTAAATTGCGCCAGCTTCACAAGGAGTGCAATTCACCGATCAGTTATCAAAAAGTATGTCCTGTTTGTGATAAAGAAGTTCAAAATGATGATATCGTAAGGGCATATGAGTATACAAAAAATAAATTCGTTGTCTTAGATGATGAAGAGCTTGAAAAGTTGAAGAAGGAAAATGAAGACAAAGCAGTGGAAATTATTGATTTTGTGAAGTTGGAGGAAATTGATCCCATTTATTTTGAAAAAAGCTATTTCATGGCACCAGATGCGAACGGCGGAAAAGCCTATGCATTATTGCGCAAGGCTTTGAAGGACTCCGGTAAAATCGGGGTAGCCAAAATCATAATCCGTTCGAAAGAGCAATTGGCTGTAGTGAGGGTTTATGAAGAAGCATTATTGATGAATACAATCCACTTTCCGGATGAAGTTAGGAATGTAGAGGATGTCGGGAATATTCCGAGCGAGGAAACAGTCGTGCAAAAAGAACTGGATACTGCACTTTTATTGGTCGACCAGTTGACGACAGTTTTTGACCCTACGAAGTATACCGATGAATATAGGACGGCTTTGATGGATTTAATCGAAGAGAAAAAGTCGGGCAATGTTACGGTGGCCGCTCAGGAAAAGCAACCAATTTCCCCTTCGAACACAACCGATTTAATGGCGGCATTGCAAGCGTCTCTTGATAAAACTAAGAAGAAGAAACCTGCAACAAGGAAACGGACGACTGCGAAGAAGAATGCATAG
- a CDS encoding DNA ligase D — protein sequence MKPMLMFDANEIPVGKEWVYETKYDGFRALLQWNKEGIQLFSRNENLLNDMFPEIIEACRKLEHVIKPYLPIVFDGELVCLQNDFRSEFSIVQTRGRMRKKEVIAQHSIAFPCQYIVFDLITFKGKDLTKSIFEKRKAELNKCFDKLGLPCRVQYRHESLIQLIEIFTDEKELWNHIRISNGEGIIAKQKNSIWSNEKRTNQWLKVKNWRLVTIIITKYEQVNGFFTGAVYNKGEIVEVVTFKHGMTDEELKTLSELFLLNGKSIENSVYEIAPSICANINCISFDGKHLREPRFHSFAFEMNPEECEWRRMLRQLNPIPENVQVTHPDKPVWPKVGVEKDDYLLYLQMAAPFMLPFLEKRHLTLIRFPHGVPGEKFYQKSVPDYAPEFVKTSRDDDIDYILCNDILTLLWLGNQLALEFHIPFQTIDTKMPTEIVFDLDPPSVDEFSLSIEAAVRLKAIFDQFKLNSFIKTSGGKGLQLYIPLPYNTFTFDDTRIFTKFVSDFLCDQEPQWFTTERLKKNRGNKLYLDYVQHHEGKTIVAPYSPRGTEIGTIATPLKWEEVGNSLRPEQFTIQTITERMKTIGDPFKEFRKVGEEQQFSVVIEQLKELL from the coding sequence ATGAAACCGATGTTAATGTTCGATGCAAATGAAATACCTGTTGGTAAGGAATGGGTATATGAAACGAAATATGACGGTTTTCGAGCACTTCTTCAGTGGAATAAGGAAGGAATCCAGCTCTTCAGTAGAAATGAAAACTTGTTAAATGACATGTTTCCGGAAATTATTGAGGCGTGCCGAAAACTTGAACATGTAATCAAACCTTATCTGCCAATTGTTTTTGACGGTGAATTGGTCTGTTTGCAAAACGATTTCAGAAGTGAATTCTCCATTGTGCAGACAAGGGGAAGGATGCGGAAGAAAGAAGTGATTGCACAACATTCGATAGCATTCCCATGCCAATATATCGTCTTCGACCTTATCACTTTCAAAGGTAAGGATCTGACCAAATCCATCTTTGAAAAGAGAAAGGCGGAACTGAATAAGTGTTTCGATAAATTGGGGCTGCCGTGCCGGGTTCAGTATCGGCACGAAAGCCTAATTCAATTGATAGAAATATTCACTGATGAAAAGGAATTGTGGAATCACATCCGGATCAGCAATGGGGAAGGGATTATTGCCAAGCAAAAGAATAGCATCTGGAGCAATGAAAAACGAACGAATCAATGGTTGAAAGTGAAAAACTGGCGGTTAGTCACAATTATTATCACGAAATATGAACAGGTGAATGGATTCTTTACGGGTGCCGTTTATAACAAAGGCGAGATCGTTGAGGTGGTGACGTTCAAGCATGGTATGACGGATGAGGAATTGAAGACGCTGAGCGAATTATTCCTATTAAATGGGAAAAGCATTGAAAATTCCGTTTATGAAATTGCACCCTCCATATGTGCGAACATAAATTGCATCAGTTTTGACGGGAAGCATTTGCGCGAGCCAAGGTTCCACTCTTTTGCATTTGAAATGAACCCTGAAGAATGTGAGTGGCGGCGGATGTTAAGGCAGTTGAATCCGATTCCGGAGAACGTTCAAGTCACGCACCCCGACAAGCCTGTTTGGCCGAAAGTTGGAGTTGAGAAGGACGACTACTTGCTTTATTTGCAAATGGCTGCACCATTCATGCTTCCATTTCTTGAAAAGCGACATCTCACACTTATTCGTTTTCCTCACGGTGTTCCCGGTGAAAAGTTCTATCAGAAAAGCGTTCCAGATTATGCTCCCGAATTTGTGAAAACGTCAAGGGATGATGATATTGATTATATTCTATGTAATGACATCTTGACATTACTCTGGTTAGGGAATCAGCTGGCACTTGAATTCCATATTCCCTTTCAAACGATCGATACAAAAATGCCGACAGAAATCGTCTTCGATTTGGACCCGCCATCCGTCGATGAGTTTTCGCTTTCAATCGAGGCGGCAGTTCGTTTAAAGGCGATATTTGATCAATTCAAATTGAATTCCTTCATTAAAACATCTGGCGGCAAAGGGTTGCAATTATACATTCCACTTCCATACAACACATTCACTTTTGATGATACCCGCATCTTCACAAAATTCGTCTCCGACTTCTTATGCGACCAAGAACCGCAATGGTTTACGACAGAGCGTCTGAAGAAGAACAGGGGAAACAAACTTTACCTGGACTACGTACAACATCATGAAGGAAAAACAATCGTAGCGCCTTATTCACCAAGGGGCACCGAAATAGGGACAATCGCTACACCGTTGAAGTGGGAAGAGGTAGGAAATTCATTAAGACCTGAACAATTTACAATACAGACCATTACGGAACGGATGAAAACAATTGGCGATCCATTTAAGGAATTCAGGAAAGTGGGGGAGGAGCAGCAGTTTTCAGTGGTGATTGAGCAGTTGAAGGAACTGTTATAA
- the tyrS gene encoding tyrosine--tRNA ligase, with product MTNELLEDLKWRGLLYQSTDEEGLEKVLNEEKISLYCGTDPTADSLHIGHIVPFLTLRRFQKHGHRPIVLVGGATGMIGDPSFKADERQLLSEEQIAKNVAGIRKQLENIFDFENENGAILVDNKDWFGEMSAISFLRDYGKLLSVNYMLAKENVASRLETGISFTEFTYMLIQGADFSHLYDKYNCRLQIGGSDQWGNITTGLEIIRKTHQDEAKAFGITMPLVTKADGTKFGKTAGGSVWLDPEKTSPYEFYQFWINTADSDVIKYLKIFTFMEREEIEAMETSVQEEPHLRKAQQALADEMTSLIHGQDALDQAIHISKALFSGDLKALTVAEMKDAFKDVPTFEMELVDKNIVDFIVEAGVSPSKRQAREDVTNGAISLNGEKVTDTAYEVGAADRLDNAFTIVRRGKKNYKMVKFI from the coding sequence ATGACGAACGAGTTACTTGAGGATTTGAAATGGAGAGGCCTCTTATACCAATCGACCGATGAAGAAGGTCTGGAGAAGGTATTGAATGAGGAAAAGATTTCACTATATTGCGGAACAGACCCAACAGCGGACAGCTTGCACATTGGACATATCGTTCCATTTTTGACGCTTCGTCGTTTTCAAAAACATGGCCACCGACCGATTGTACTTGTCGGCGGGGCAACAGGAATGATCGGGGACCCGTCATTCAAAGCTGACGAGCGCCAACTACTTTCTGAGGAACAAATTGCAAAAAACGTAGCTGGAATCAGAAAGCAATTAGAGAATATCTTTGATTTCGAAAATGAAAATGGAGCTATCTTAGTCGATAATAAAGACTGGTTCGGGGAAATGTCTGCAATTAGCTTCCTCCGCGACTATGGAAAGCTGTTAAGCGTTAACTATATGTTGGCAAAAGAAAACGTTGCATCCCGTCTTGAAACAGGAATTTCCTTTACGGAATTCACATACATGCTTATTCAAGGGGCTGACTTCAGCCATTTATACGATAAGTATAATTGCCGTTTGCAAATCGGTGGCTCAGATCAATGGGGCAATATTACAACTGGGCTCGAAATTATAAGAAAAACACATCAGGATGAAGCGAAAGCATTCGGAATTACAATGCCGCTTGTAACGAAAGCGGATGGGACGAAGTTCGGTAAAACAGCTGGCGGATCTGTATGGTTGGATCCAGAAAAGACATCCCCATATGAGTTCTACCAATTCTGGATCAACACAGCGGATTCGGATGTCATAAAGTATTTGAAAATCTTCACTTTCATGGAGAGGGAAGAGATAGAAGCGATGGAGACATCCGTGCAGGAAGAACCTCATCTCCGTAAGGCGCAGCAAGCATTGGCTGATGAAATGACGAGTCTTATCCATGGCCAGGATGCTTTGGACCAAGCGATTCATATTTCAAAAGCTTTGTTCAGTGGGGATTTGAAGGCGTTGACGGTTGCGGAGATGAAAGATGCATTCAAGGATGTTCCTACCTTTGAAATGGAGTTGGTTGATAAGAATATCGTTGACTTCATCGTAGAAGCGGGTGTGTCTCCTTCCAAGCGTCAAGCGAGAGAAGACGTGACGAATGGCGCGATTTCGTTGAATGGTGAGAAGGTGACAGATACGGCATATGAAGTTGGGGCTGCTGATCGCCTGGATAATGCATTCACAATCGTGCGTCGTGGTAAGAAAAATTATAAAATGGTGAAGTTTATATAA
- the rpsD gene encoding 30S ribosomal protein S4: MARYTGPSWKLSRRLGVSLSGTGKEIEKRPYAPGQHGPTQRKKLSEYGLQLQEKQKLRFMYGVNERQFKTIFNKAGKMQGKHGENFMILLETRLDNLVYRMGLARTRRAARQLVNHGHILVDGKRVDIPSYSVKPGQEISLREKSQNLTAVNEALEVNNYVPEYVTFNADTKVGSFVRLPERSELAAEINEALIVEFYSR; encoded by the coding sequence ATGGCTCGTTATACAGGTCCATCTTGGAAACTTTCCCGTCGTCTTGGCGTTTCGTTGAGCGGTACAGGAAAAGAAATCGAAAAACGCCCTTACGCACCAGGACAACACGGTCCTACACAACGTAAAAAACTTTCCGAATACGGATTGCAATTACAAGAAAAACAAAAACTTCGTTTCATGTACGGCGTAAACGAACGCCAGTTCAAAACGATCTTCAACAAAGCTGGTAAAATGCAAGGTAAACACGGTGAAAACTTCATGATCCTTCTTGAAACTCGCCTTGACAACCTAGTATACCGCATGGGTCTTGCACGTACTCGTCGTGCAGCACGCCAACTTGTTAACCACGGTCACATCTTGGTTGACGGCAAACGCGTTGACATCCCATCTTACAGCGTAAAACCTGGACAAGAGATCTCTCTTCGTGAAAAATCTCAAAACCTTACAGCAGTAAACGAAGCTCTTGAAGTGAACAACTATGTTCCTGAGTACGTTACATTCAATGCTGACACTAAAGTTGGTTCATTCGTACGTCTACCTGAGCGTAGCGAACTTGCAGCTGAAATTAACGAAGCTCTTATCGTTGAGTTCTACTCTCGTTAA
- a CDS encoding transglycosylase domain-containing protein, translating to MKNMGWAKGVRITSGVVWNLFLLFLIFGLTLGVFATSVGAGYFASLVAKEPLRSKTEMRNAIFNYEETSEIYFANDIYLGKVNSDIERKQTTLKDVSPFVIDAVLATEDEYFETHNGVVPKAIFRGLFQDVTNSSSQTGGSTLTQQLIKNQILTNEVSYERKAKEILLAMRIEHFMDKEEILEAYLNIIPYGRNALGQNIAGIETAAEGIFGKSAKNLNLPQAAYIAGIPQAPFAYTPFLSSYYGGGLKNEENIKPGIDRMKTVLFRMKETGYITEKQYEEAINYDITKDFREKTLRATERYPYLTQEIQERTKDILAEMLAEKDGIDMERYENEDKIKGKYKILAEREMRTGGYRIYSTIDKTLYDEMNKVAEEFEYYGFTYTREEKDLSTGEVVLKDDPVQVGAIMIENNTGRILSFVGGRDHQLTNVNHATQAFRQNGSSMKPLLVYAPAIEYGVIGAGSPVVDVKFDIKVGKDDWSPSNYYADLENGIIPARKALSESLNLPTARLYKEIIDKRPAEFLKKMHFTKLHSEDYVNYSTSYGGMKIGVSVEENTNAFATFANGGKFIQSYIIDRIEDMNGNIVYQHEVKPVDVFSPETAYIITDMLRDVVKPGGTGQQVPGFMNFKTDLAAKTGTTNGYGDAWLVGYNPNVSLGLWFGYKDHTRKLYTRGTGQMHPTTRTTMLFSRLLNKANEVKPEIIGADNSFKQPEAVVSKPFCAISGLAPSEACSNAGLIRSDLFNSKVMLPTEPDDSIINASYVSVKGSRYMALPSTPSEFIVPGGTGVSQSFIDRMLGSWGGDASKLFPSSSVFSSGVVSGAEFPADDVAPAGVSASIEGSNLVWTESSSNDIIGYYVFQNNTKIATVFDGSANSISVGPGTYHVKAVDITGLLSEASNSVTVASPEPPAPPTKPDEDKEDDKTEPTPPGNDGGDDGDETGNNGNNGNNGEGNNGNNGNDGSKGNNGNNGSKGNNGNKKPPSGNDDDD from the coding sequence ATGAAAAATATGGGATGGGCTAAAGGCGTTCGTATTACTTCCGGGGTAGTTTGGAACTTATTCCTTTTATTCCTAATCTTTGGGTTAACGCTTGGCGTTTTTGCCACTTCCGTTGGAGCAGGTTACTTTGCTTCACTTGTTGCGAAAGAGCCCCTTCGATCTAAAACTGAAATGCGTAATGCGATCTTCAACTATGAAGAGACATCAGAAATCTATTTTGCAAATGATATATACTTAGGGAAAGTAAACTCGGATATCGAACGGAAACAAACTACATTAAAGGATGTTTCACCATTTGTTATTGATGCTGTATTAGCAACAGAAGATGAATACTTTGAAACCCATAATGGCGTTGTTCCAAAAGCGATTTTCCGTGGGCTTTTCCAAGACGTTACAAACTCCTCAAGTCAGACAGGTGGTTCTACCTTAACACAGCAGTTAATAAAAAACCAAATACTGACGAATGAAGTATCATATGAACGGAAGGCTAAAGAAATTCTTCTTGCGATGCGCATTGAGCATTTTATGGATAAAGAGGAGATTTTGGAAGCCTATTTAAATATCATTCCATATGGTAGAAACGCATTGGGGCAAAATATTGCGGGAATCGAAACCGCAGCAGAAGGGATTTTCGGAAAATCGGCGAAAAATCTTAATCTTCCCCAAGCCGCTTACATTGCGGGAATACCGCAAGCACCTTTTGCCTATACACCATTTCTTAGCAGTTATTATGGTGGTGGTTTGAAAAACGAAGAAAATATCAAACCAGGAATCGATAGGATGAAAACTGTCCTTTTCAGGATGAAAGAAACTGGCTATATTACAGAGAAACAATATGAAGAAGCGATAAATTACGATATTACAAAGGACTTTAGAGAAAAAACGCTTCGGGCAACAGAAAGATACCCTTATTTGACACAGGAAATCCAAGAAAGAACAAAAGATATCTTGGCAGAAATGCTTGCTGAAAAAGATGGAATCGACATGGAACGATACGAAAATGAGGACAAAATCAAAGGGAAATATAAGATCTTAGCCGAACGTGAAATGCGTACTGGCGGATATCGAATCTATTCAACAATTGATAAAACCCTTTATGATGAAATGAATAAAGTCGCTGAGGAATTCGAATATTACGGGTTCACCTATACTCGCGAAGAAAAGGACCTCAGTACAGGGGAAGTCGTATTGAAGGATGACCCCGTTCAAGTTGGGGCTATTATGATTGAAAACAACACAGGGCGCATATTATCATTCGTCGGTGGACGTGATCATCAGTTGACGAATGTGAACCATGCCACTCAGGCATTCAGGCAAAATGGTTCTTCCATGAAACCATTACTTGTCTATGCACCTGCCATTGAATATGGGGTTATAGGGGCAGGAAGTCCAGTAGTCGACGTCAAATTTGATATAAAGGTTGGTAAAGACGATTGGAGTCCATCCAACTATTACGCTGATTTGGAAAACGGGATAATCCCAGCAAGAAAGGCTCTATCAGAATCACTGAACCTTCCAACAGCACGGTTATACAAAGAAATTATTGATAAACGCCCTGCTGAATTTCTAAAGAAAATGCATTTTACGAAACTACATTCTGAGGATTACGTGAACTATTCCACTTCATATGGTGGTATGAAAATCGGGGTAAGTGTCGAGGAAAATACAAACGCCTTTGCAACTTTCGCAAACGGCGGGAAGTTTATCCAATCATATATCATTGATCGTATCGAGGATATGAACGGCAACATCGTTTATCAACATGAAGTGAAACCGGTTGACGTATTCAGCCCCGAAACTGCCTATATTATCACCGATATGCTAAGGGATGTCGTAAAACCTGGTGGAACAGGACAACAGGTTCCAGGATTTATGAACTTCAAGACTGACCTTGCTGCTAAAACTGGTACGACAAATGGATATGGTGACGCTTGGTTAGTCGGGTATAACCCTAATGTTTCACTTGGTCTATGGTTTGGATATAAAGACCATACACGTAAATTGTACACAAGGGGAACCGGACAAATGCATCCGACAACCCGAACGACAATGCTATTTAGTAGATTATTGAACAAGGCAAATGAAGTAAAACCTGAAATTATTGGTGCTGATAACTCATTTAAGCAACCAGAAGCAGTAGTTTCTAAACCATTCTGTGCAATTTCAGGACTGGCACCGTCTGAGGCTTGTTCTAATGCTGGTTTAATCAGATCTGACCTTTTCAATTCGAAAGTAATGTTGCCTACTGAGCCTGATGACAGCATAATCAATGCGTCATATGTTTCTGTCAAAGGCAGTAGATATATGGCACTTCCATCCACCCCTTCTGAATTCATTGTTCCAGGTGGAACCGGAGTAAGCCAGAGCTTCATCGACAGGATGCTTGGATCTTGGGGCGGAGATGCCTCAAAACTATTCCCGTCCTCGTCCGTATTTTCATCAGGCGTTGTATCGGGAGCGGAATTCCCTGCCGACGATGTTGCTCCTGCTGGGGTGAGCGCGTCAATCGAAGGTTCAAATTTAGTTTGGACTGAATCTTCATCGAACGACATTATCGGGTATTATGTTTTCCAAAATAACACTAAGATAGCTACAGTCTTCGATGGATCGGCTAATTCCATATCTGTTGGACCTGGCACTTACCATGTCAAAGCTGTAGATATAACTGGTCTTTTATCTGAAGCATCAAATAGTGTTACTGTTGCGAGCCCAGAGCCGCCAGCGCCGCCGACTAAACCTGATGAAGACAAAGAGGATGATAAAACAGAACCAACCCCTCCAGGTAATGATGGAGGCGATGATGGCGACGAAACCGGTAATAATGGTAATAACGGAAATAATGGTGAGGGAAACAACGGAAATAATGGAAATGATGGCAGTAAAGGTAACAATGGTAATAACGGCAGTAAAGGAAACAATGGTAATAAAAAGCCACCATCCGGCAATGATGACGATGATTAA
- a CDS encoding GNAT family N-acetyltransferase: MENLICFRALKIDDFDSVLKWSLDNAFCLANGWEVDRSEDELYSWWLRCVNNESADFVRLGVQLKDKLIGYVDLADIKNNRAELGIAIGESQLWGRGIGTSTILSFMQYASEKYGITTFDAETHEGNSRSKKMLEKIGFVEISRVGIEEYLGIDNQLIQYCFDFYAQVP; the protein is encoded by the coding sequence ATGGAAAATTTAATATGTTTCAGAGCTTTAAAGATAGACGATTTTGATAGTGTTTTGAAATGGAGTTTAGACAATGCTTTTTGTTTGGCGAATGGCTGGGAAGTAGACAGAAGTGAGGACGAATTATATAGTTGGTGGCTGCGTTGCGTAAATAATGAGTCAGCAGATTTTGTCCGATTAGGGGTTCAACTAAAAGACAAATTGATTGGTTATGTAGATTTGGCGGATATTAAAAATAATCGAGCGGAATTAGGCATTGCTATTGGGGAAAGTCAGTTGTGGGGTAGGGGAATTGGGACAAGCACCATTTTATCTTTTATGCAATATGCATCCGAAAAATATGGAATAACAACATTCGATGCTGAAACACATGAGGGTAACAGTCGCTCGAAGAAAATGTTAGAGAAAATAGGTTTCGTAGAGATAAGTAGAGTTGGCATTGAGGAATACTTAGGGATTGATAACCAATTAATACAATATTGTTTCGATTTTTATGCACAGGTGCCTTAA
- a CDS encoding lysozyme inhibitor LprI family protein encodes MKKRTALGVTSIMVLLLFAMSACSISDDSPQSIKALSDNNTLTATASQTKEDEVQEDHSTKTELLDRLDNIQKELDALPEKQDSDKGVTNAMKSYYGVSYERYDEALNEIYALLKKSLPTKTMNELKTKQIQWIKQKENAAEEERKKYEGGTFEYVAYYISLYESTKNRCYELVNEYMTD; translated from the coding sequence ATGAAGAAAAGAACTGCACTTGGTGTAACAAGCATAATGGTCCTTTTATTATTCGCCATGTCGGCTTGTAGCATTTCAGATGATTCACCTCAATCAATTAAAGCCCTTTCCGACAATAACACGCTAACTGCAACTGCATCTCAAACAAAAGAAGATGAAGTCCAAGAAGATCATTCGACAAAAACAGAGCTTCTTGATAGATTGGACAACATCCAAAAGGAACTTGATGCCTTACCAGAAAAGCAGGATTCGGATAAAGGTGTAACAAACGCCATGAAAAGCTATTATGGAGTTTCCTATGAAAGATATGACGAAGCATTAAATGAGATTTATGCTTTGTTAAAAAAATCGCTGCCGACAAAGACAATGAATGAATTAAAAACCAAACAAATTCAGTGGATAAAACAGAAAGAGAACGCAGCGGAAGAGGAAAGAAAGAAATATGAGGGCGGAACTTTTGAATATGTTGCCTATTATATATCCTTATACGAATCAACAAAAAATAGATGTTATGAATTGGTTAATGAATATATGACAGACTAA